The Gossypium arboreum isolate Shixiya-1 chromosome 6, ASM2569848v2, whole genome shotgun sequence DNA window tCTTTAGTTGGTCAAaaattttctggcacttttccgaccattcgaacttaacatctttctgaagtagcttcgtcattggtgtagctgtcatcgaaaaaccttttacaaaccgtctgtagtaaccggcaagtcccaaaaagctccgaacttcagtaacatttctatAAGCTATCTCTTTTTGGTATGTCAATCACCTTTTATTATATAGGGTCGGATTCCAAATTGGATTTTAAGTCGGgtcattttaattataaatatataagaaTTTGTCTCCTACATGATCGAATAATAGTTATAAAATGACTCTTTTCAAACAATCTGACATTTATGAAAGTTATGTAATTTATGACTTATCATACATGTTTTAACTTGAAGCTTTAGCAAGCGAGTTTTgttgtttgatagtgtgatacagGAGCCAATAATTATATTGCAGAATATTGCGAACTGTATTTCCTGTAAGATATAATTTGTTTGTAAATAAGATCAAAGTTTAAGAGATTAACTCTGCTAACTCAAAAGATCAGATGTTACGAGCTTAACTCTACTAACCTTAATAATCAACTGAGCGCGTGGGTCCACAGGTTGTCAGAAAGCCAAAGGTCGTGATATTAAATCAAGCGAACCATAAGAAAGCCAAAAATCGTGATCATATATTAGCTTGACAACCCAAAAGATATAAGTCAGATTTGTACTCACACATAGAGCATACAAGAACAGAACAGCAATAAACTCCACAGATAGTAAACTAAAGTCCTTTAGGAAGGTGAGGAGAAGCAAATAGTAGCATATAACATCGATATCAAATCATATCCGGGACCATATATTCTGAAAGATCCACCCTAGTTGCAAACTCATAGTATCAAAACTTTTATGAAATTGTAGAAAAGAGGAATAATTAAATGGATATTCCGCATCTTTTGACATTCTATCTCATCAAAAACCTCATCGTCAACAGATGAATGCTCATTCATATTGAAATCTTCTGGTGCAATATTTAAGAAATTTATAAGGTTACTAAATGTCTGATTTTCAATAAATTGTACTTGGAAAACGCCATCACTGAAGAGGTGTGGTGCAAAAAATCGAAGGTTGTTTCTTATTGTGCAGTTTCCAAGTAGCTTTTTCCGATTGCTTACGTATAATAACACTATTTTGTTCCGATCTAAGGTATCGTGACAGATAATCAAACTCGCGGGAGGAAAACATATTTGACTGAAGTGATACCAACATAAATATAACTATCTCAACAAGTGCAGATTCGACAATGGTCGAAATCCATAGTTATACTCGCAAAATCCAACTTCAAAGGCTATTTATAACTTATCCTATATCAAGAGATGCAAGTGCAGTCATAATAATCAAGAGAAATCGTACAAACATGTCAATATtctaaaaagtgaaaataatatgGACCCGAATGATTTCATCAGTCATTTACCTGATAACATCCTTCACCAAATCATTTTGTTGCTCCCTATTCAATTCGATGTCCAAACTTAATGTCTTTTCAGTTTAGAGACAACAGTGCTTTTTGAGGCGACTGTTGGTTCTTCTTGGAAGATGTCATGGTTGATATTAGACAATGTCCTCTAACGCATTGGACATGAGACTTTGAGACTGAGACTCCCTTTCCATTCTCGTTGTTGTTATGATCTCTGTAAAAGAAATCATTATGGCCTTCTCAAGTAGGCGACTTGAATGTTATTTGAACGAATTAAAAGAGCTTTGGTGGATTGATTGTTTAATGGAAAGAGAACCAATCAATGCATTACTTTGCTTACTGAAGTTTTGTCCGAGTTTAGAAAGACTTTATGTTACATTTGATCCAAAATGCTATAACCTGCCCAACACTGTAAACAACTTCAACACTTGTAGTTAGACATTGTATTTTCTAAACAGATAAACCAAGATTGAAGGCAATTTCTTCTAAGTAGCAATTACCACCCCATTAATAACTTTAATTCTAAGAGATGTTTGACCCGATTCGATTGCTGACAAGGCGTGCTCGATTTGAACTAGCTTTCCTGAAGGACAAGATGCAACACTAATGAGGCCAGAACGATCGGTATGACAGGTGAACTCGGTTTTTTAAACACTATTATCATAAGCACCAGTTACTGTCAAAATTTTGAGAAAGGAATAACACTACTATCAAAGATGAGAGTCCAATGCAACGCATCTAACCAATTAAGGGAAACTATGTGAATAAAGATAAAGTGCAGTGAAAACCACAAGAGGAAACTCGTATAAAAAATAATGTTGGATTTTGGAGGCTAGCCAAACACCTACAAATATAATTATCGCGGAAAGCACATGcaaagcaatatatatatatatacaaagctATCAGCTTAAAAAATCAACATTTTTATTTActgaataaacaaaaaaaaaaaaccaaaactttAAACTTCACATTTCCACATCTTTTTTAATACTCTAAACCATCAtattaagtaaataataaagaattATAAAACTTggtttaatcatcaatttaattctATTCAACTTGTTCATATCAATATGCCAACCAATTTTTATCTTATTCAAATTAGTATACCTATCAACTCCTTATTCAATTGATCCAATAATTGATCAAATTTCAACAAATCTCTAACATTTGATGTAAATAATATTATTCTATAttcattaaaaataatcataattagtaaataattttaaaatataaacagTCACATATTGCCAATATCTTTACTTTACTTTGGAAATTTACAACTAAAACAAGCAAAttactatttaaaaaaaaaattatcaaccTTTTACTTCTTGGAACAGATAACTGAATAACTTGTCAACAAATTTATTTAACTATAAATCTTTTTTTGTCTATGACTATTAAACCCaaaccaaattaaaaaaacaaaaaaaaacaagaaGGAAATAACCCGAAGCTAGAAACCCTAAAACTAAAAGCGATTTTGGATCTGGAAAGGCGAAGCTAAGGGTGAACCATGAGCGGCGATACTAGTGATTCCTCCAGTTACTTTGATGGGCGAGAGCCAGATGAACTGATCAGGGCCCTCGTCGAGAAATCCCCAGGTACCGATGGTAAAACAGCGCTCGGTTTGCACTTTATTGATCTGAAAAGCAATAAAGTCTTTATTAGGGCGATGCCACCTGATGCTCCTTCAGGTTCCACTGCCGTTGCCTGTGGCAACCACGTTTACGTTATTGGGGGAATACGCGAAAATGATGCTAGTCTTCGTGGTTATGATGAAGTAAACGATGTTTTCCAATTAGATTTGAAGGACCTTGAACGTGGGTGGAGAAAAATACTTCTATGTTGTTCCCTCGGGCTTTTCCCCTGGTTCTTGCTGCTGAAGGAAAGATTTACGTCTTCGAAGGTATGGGTTCTGAATCTTTTGGCGAGGTTTACGATATAAGTTGGGACATTTGGGAACCATTGTCGTCCCCTCCGGAAGCTATTGATCTATGTGTTCCTGTTCTAGATTCTTCCCGATCTCGGATTTTGGTGCACTGCAATGCCAATGATACTCTTTACGCTTATTACTATGATCGTAAATCATGGGTTTGCCTCGAACAAAAATTTTGTTACTGGTCTGACTCAGCGACAATCGTGGACGATGTCCTGTATACTGTCATTTATAATTATTCTGGTAAGTTCCGTTCTTTGGAGGCGTATAATTTGCTTGATAAGAAACATTTGCCCGTCAAATGGTCATCAGAATTTTCAGTGAATCCACCACCGAATGGCACTCTGTATCGGTTGGGCAATGGCAAGCTTATTTTGGGTTGGGTCAACCTTTTCCATGAGCGTTTTGAGTACATAAGATTTAATATTTGGTGCAACGAGCAGGGAGGGATTCATGCAGCTGCAGAGCATCAATTTGCGATCACTGTTTCATATCCCGAAGATATTTCTAGTATATGGTTGTTCTGAATGAAGGTTAGAGCCCCCTTCATATCAATACTACATGATAATTATTCATTTGCCAATGCTGCTTGCCATTATATTTGGATTGCTCTAAATGAAGGTTAGTGCCCCCTTCAGATCACTACCATATCTTAATTATTCCCATCCTTGTGAATTGACGGATTTTTCATTTGCCAATACTGCTTGTCATTGCATTTTGTTTGCTCTTCTTGTCGCTAAGAAGTTGATAGTGAGCCTGGAACTTCCTGTATAAAACTTGAGTAATGCTAAGGTACGGAGTAGACGAATCAGGCATTGGATTTGCATTGTGTGAAAATGTCTGCTCTATTTGTTGTTTTAAATGGGTACGAGGCTCCTAGCACCTTTAGAGAACTAGAACTCAAGTTCTGTCTTGCCTTACCCCCAGGCCCCAATAGTTGCTTCTAGTTTTTTGTTCcaacaagaaaataaaatatccTGATCTAAACGAAGGCTTAAATTCCTACTTAGGAAGTTGGTAGACTATGACAATGTTTCTGCCTAAAATATCAGAGCGAGGTTATTACCTATAGGCAAGTGAAGATTTAGTAAAATGATGTCCTTTTGTCGGTGATGGATACCACAGTAAAAATGTCAATATTGATAAGGACTATGATAACCTTGAACAATAAGTAAACAAAGTAAAGCTTTACTGCCacttaaataaaattagaaaaagaatttGGGTGGGTTGTGTTGGGCCAAGAATGGCTCCCTTTTTGTAATTAGGGTTGGGTCTAGTCGAATGATATTGCCCATATTTTGTGCTGGGTCAGGGGCCTAGCCAAACGTGAAAGGTGTTAGTATCCTGTCTAGGCTCGACTTGTGAGCAGGCCTACCTATGACCAAACTATTACTTAGGTTGTAACTTCTACATGACATCGATCCCCCAAAATTAGTTTTGATAACCTCCGTCTCTCCCACTACTCATGATTGGTGTTACTTTCATATTAGTGCTTTCCTAATAAATTCCCAGCCCTTTTAACTTCACTCGAAGAGGCTATACAGTTGTCCCAGAGATGAAGGTTTGGCTCTCAAGAAATTCTGTACGATTGGTACGACCATCATGATTTAACTGGTCTTGGGAACGTACAACCTTCATCACCGCACTTGTTCCTTTTAGTCTTCCTTTCTGTCTTCGTGCAACATATTGTTTTAATGGTTTACAAGGTTTCCTCATCTTCCTGAACAGAAATTTTTGCAACATGCATATGATAAGAAGCAAGATGAAAATGCAGAAAATATAACTATTACTAAGGCCTTGTTCTTCATTGCTTTTGCGATGAATTTTTTCCCAAAAAAGTGCTTTTATCTGAAAAGCAATGAAGAACAACTATCAGTTTGGCAActtttttaacttaatttaagGCCTTTTATACAGATGAAAAAGCCATTTATTTTAGCTTTTCCAAGCCTGAAGTTCATTTGGGTTGGTATTTTACCGTTTTAACCTATCTCCTTCACGGTAGAACTTTCCCAATTCTTTGTCTGAAATTGTTCTCTGTATCTTCTCTTCTCCACTGGTACtatctttttcttctcttctttttctaatttttcattatgctttagtttttattttctgattgtttgattttatgaaataattatgaaatataCTCTAATTTTTTCACATTTctttcagcttttctcttttgctTTTACCCATTTTGGTTTGGTTCTTTGTTCCTCTTCTCTTCTCCACCGGTGAGTTtatctttttcttctcttcttcttctaaTTGTTCATTatgcttttgtttttattttctgcACTGCTGGGGTCTGGAGGGCACGATTTCCTGGTGATTTCATTTACCCATATTTTTGTTTTCTAACACGCGGCACCCAGCTGTATGATCATTTTTAAGTTGTTGGGATTGTGATTTTTGAGTCGGCACCTTAATAAATTGGGCgtgattttgtttttattattcacCAACTTGTTGGATTTCCCATCCGTTTGTTCTTTCTCGAAGGGATCTGCATATTTCTTCTCTGTAAACCTTTCTTCTGCCTTCGCTCCCTTGCTCAGCagctcatccttttcattctgATTTGAGAGCCCGAGTTTCTTTTGCACTGTTATGGTCTTGGTACTGGTATTGGAACTCTTCTCTAGTATGTTGGCTATTTTTTGTTGTGCTCTGTTTTATTATTGGCTACTCGACAAGTCACTGCCTTGGCACTTTTTTGAATAG harbors:
- the LOC108486635 gene encoding uncharacterized protein LOC108486635; its protein translation is MSGDTSDSSSYFDGREPDELIRALVEKSPGTDGKTALGLHFIDLKSNKVFIRAMPPDAPSGSTAVACGNHVYVIGGIRENDASLRGYDEVNDVFQLDLKDLERGWRKILLCCSLGLFPWFLLLKERFTSSKILPDLGFWCTAMPMILFTLITMIVNHGFASNKNFVTGLTQRQSWTMSCILSFIIILGGIHAAAEHQFAITVSYPEDISSIWLF